One Triticum dicoccoides isolate Atlit2015 ecotype Zavitan chromosome 4B, WEW_v2.0, whole genome shotgun sequence genomic window carries:
- the LOC119290720 gene encoding probable glucuronosyltransferase Os03g0287800, with the protein MGSAMDHVGAAGGRAKKASGGSQLWKKALLHSSLCFVMGFFTGFAPSSVSDWRSVSPAGVGSSHIVKTPQVIASGAAMDRSLLARDAAARIGGVPRPLLVVVTTTESTPTAAGERAAMLTRMAHTLRLVPPPLLWLVVEAAPDVPATAKLLRDTGILYRHLTYKENFTAAEVAAGKERHHQRNTALEHIERHRLAAIVHFAGLGDVYELRFFDQLRQISTFGAWPVARMSRNERKVVIQGPACSSSKVLGWFSRDLMSNGTAGTGGGTAATSPEIDVHGFAFNSSVLWDPERWGRYPTSEPDKSQDSMRFVQQVVSEDYSKVKGIPPDCLEIMVWGVDTTPPTPTSSQQTPGNKRR; encoded by the exons ATGGGCTCCGCCATGGACCACGTCGGCGCGGCTGGCGGGAGGGCCAAGAAGGCGTCCGGCGGCTCGCAGCTGTGGAAGAAGGCGCTACTGCATTCCAGCCTCTGCTTCGTCATGGGCTTCTTCACGGGCTTCGCGCCCTCGTCCGTCTCCGACTGGCGGTCCGTGTCGCCCGCCGGGGTGGGGAGCAGCCACATAGTGAAGACGCCGCAAGTGATCGCGTCGGGCGCAGCCATGGACCGGAGCCTGTTGGCGCGGGATGCGGCCGCAAGAATCGGGGGCGTCCCGCGGCCTCTCCTGGTGGTCGTGACGACCACCGAGTCGACGCCTACGGCGGCCGGCGAGCGGGCGGCGATGCTAACCAGGATGGCCCACACCCTGCGGCtcgtgccgccgccgctgctgtggCTGGTGGTGGAGGCCGCCCCCGACGTGCCGGCGACGGCGAAGCTGCTGCGCGACACGGGGATCCTCTACCGCCACCTGACGTACAAGGAGAACTTCACGGCCGCCGAGGTCGCCGCGGGCAAGGAGCGCCACCACCAGCGCAACACCGCGCTGGAGCACATCGAGCGGCACCGCCTCGCCGCCATCGTCCACTTCGCCGGCCTCGGCGACGTGTACGAGCTGCGCTTTTTCGACCAGCTCCGGCAGATCAG TACATTCGGTGCGTGGCCGGTGGCGAGGATGTCGCGGAACGAGCGGAAGGTGGTCATCCAGGGCCCTGCGTGCAGCTCGTCCAAGGTCCTCGGCTGGTTCTCCAGGGACCTGATGAGCAACGGCACCGCCGGCACGGGCGGCGGCACGGCGGCGACGTCGCCCGAGATCGACGTCCACGGCTTCGCCTTCAACAGCTCCGTGCTCTGGGACCCCGAGCGCTGGGGCCGCTACCCGACCTCCGAGCCCGACAAGTCCCAG GACTCGATGAGGTTTGTGCAGCAAGTGGTGTCGGAGGATTATAGCAAGGTGAAGGGCATCCCTCCAGATTGTCTGGAGATCATGGTATGGGGCGTCGACACAACGCCGCCGACCCCCACTTCCTCGCAACAAACTCCGGGGAATAAGAGGAGGTAG